The Chryseobacterium indicum genome contains a region encoding:
- the dprA gene encoding DNA-processing protein DprA encodes MYSEEHLYSIALRECNLIGDINFYKLVRIFGSAKNAWENTKKEYKKLDGFGSKIISDIGNPAHLKFAENELKFCETNQIKINLRHLHDLPKLLNECDDAPAILYQKGNFNDAKPKISMVGTRNMTSYGKQFIEDFFKETSSCNFISVSGLALGVDKEVHEQSLHHQVFTVAVLAHGFHTLYPSKNKKLSEKILEDGGTLFTEFNSSKKPDRENFIQRNRIVAGISPATIVVETAFGGGSISTATLANQYNREVYALPGKITDKQSQGCNHLIFQNKASAISTIKDLVENLGFNNPEGRTGELFPHSEISIQLTENQNEIVKIISENPYISLDDLADKTDLSSHKILPVILELELLGKVKSLSGRQFLAT; translated from the coding sequence ATGTATTCTGAAGAACATCTTTATTCCATTGCTCTGCGCGAGTGTAATTTAATCGGAGATATCAATTTTTATAAGCTTGTGCGTATTTTCGGAAGTGCCAAAAATGCTTGGGAAAACACCAAAAAAGAATACAAAAAGCTGGACGGATTCGGTTCTAAAATAATTTCAGACATCGGAAATCCTGCTCATCTGAAGTTTGCTGAAAATGAACTGAAGTTTTGTGAGACCAATCAGATCAAAATTAATCTGAGACATCTCCATGATCTTCCTAAACTCTTAAACGAATGTGATGATGCTCCTGCAATTCTTTACCAAAAAGGAAATTTTAATGATGCTAAACCAAAAATAAGCATGGTAGGAACGAGAAATATGACTTCCTACGGAAAACAATTTATTGAAGATTTTTTTAAGGAAACATCATCCTGTAATTTTATTTCCGTGAGCGGTTTGGCTTTGGGAGTAGATAAAGAAGTTCATGAGCAGTCTCTTCATCATCAGGTTTTTACGGTTGCCGTTTTAGCGCATGGTTTTCATACATTGTATCCTTCAAAAAATAAAAAATTATCCGAAAAAATTCTTGAAGACGGGGGAACTTTATTTACAGAATTCAATTCATCCAAAAAGCCGGATCGCGAAAATTTTATTCAGAGAAACAGAATTGTTGCCGGAATTTCTCCTGCGACAATTGTGGTAGAAACAGCTTTTGGAGGCGGTTCAATCAGTACAGCAACGTTAGCCAATCAGTATAACCGCGAAGTATATGCACTTCCCGGAAAGATTACAGATAAACAGAGCCAAGGTTGTAATCATCTGATTTTTCAGAACAAAGCTTCGGCAATTTCCACGATAAAAGATCTGGTTGAAAATTTAGGATTTAATAATCCGGAGGGCAGAACGGGAGAATTATTTCCTCATAGTGAAATTTCAATCCAATTAACTGAAAATCAAAATGAAATAGTTAAAATAATATCTGAAAATCCATACATTTCTCTGGATGATCTTGCTGATAAAACAGACCTTTCTTCACACAAAATTTTACCGGTTATTTTAGAATTGGAACTTTTGGGGAAGGTAAAATCACTTTCGGGGAGACAATTTTTAGCAACCTGA
- a CDS encoding SUF system Fe-S cluster assembly protein: protein MKFTDDQIADIGEEIISVLKTVYDPEIPVDIYELGLVYDVQISDEADVKIIMTLTTPNCPVAETLPQEVKDKVAEVENVKSVDLELTFEPSWNKDMMSEEAKFELGML, encoded by the coding sequence ATGAAATTTACAGACGATCAGATTGCTGACATCGGTGAGGAAATCATCAGTGTTTTAAAAACCGTGTATGACCCTGAAATTCCGGTAGATATCTACGAACTTGGGTTGGTTTATGATGTTCAGATCTCCGATGAAGCGGACGTAAAAATTATCATGACATTAACAACGCCTAACTGTCCGGTTGCAGAAACGCTTCCGCAGGAGGTAAAAGATAAGGTTGCAGAAGTGGAAAATGTAAAAAGTGTAGACTTAGAGCTTACCTTTGAACCAAGCTGGAACAAAGATATGATGAGTGAGGAAGCTAAATTTGAGCTTGGAATGCTTTAA
- the gdhA gene encoding NADP-specific glutamate dehydrogenase — translation MEQYNIDQKIQEFIAKIEAKNPNEPEFLQAVKEVAVTVIPFILTKKEYTGMKLLERMAEAERIIIFRVPWVDDKGEIQVNRGFRIQMNSAIGPYKGGIRFHPTVNLSVLKFLAFEQVFKNSLTTLPMGGGKGGSDFDPQGKSDMEVMRFCQAFMTEMCKHIGPETDVPAGDIGVGAREIGYLFGQYKKIRNEFTGVLTGKGLAYGGSLIRPEATGYGVVYFAEQMLKTIGQTFKDKTVTVSGFGNVAWGVIKKISELGGKVVTISGPDGYVYDKDGIDGDKIDYLLELRSSGNNRAEDYVKKYPSAEFFAGKRPWEVKCDVAIPSATQNELDLEDAKLLVENGCVCVTEAANMPSTLDAINYFLDNKVLFSPGKASNAGGVATSGLEMTQNSIRLNWTSEEVDARLKEIMIGIHKACRDYGKEEDGYVNYVKGANIAGFVKVAEAMLAQGVV, via the coding sequence ATGGAACAATATAATATTGACCAGAAAATCCAAGAATTTATAGCAAAAATTGAGGCAAAAAACCCTAATGAGCCAGAATTTTTACAAGCAGTAAAAGAAGTTGCGGTAACTGTAATTCCGTTTATCTTAACGAAAAAGGAATATACGGGAATGAAGCTTCTTGAAAGAATGGCGGAAGCTGAAAGAATTATCATCTTCAGAGTTCCATGGGTTGACGATAAAGGAGAGATCCAGGTAAACAGAGGGTTCAGAATCCAGATGAATTCTGCGATCGGACCATACAAAGGAGGAATCCGTTTCCATCCTACCGTAAACCTTTCTGTTCTTAAATTTTTAGCGTTCGAGCAGGTATTTAAAAACTCTTTAACTACGCTTCCGATGGGAGGTGGAAAAGGAGGTTCAGACTTTGATCCGCAAGGGAAATCCGATATGGAAGTAATGCGTTTCTGCCAGGCTTTCATGACGGAAATGTGCAAACACATTGGTCCTGAAACAGATGTTCCTGCAGGAGACATTGGAGTAGGAGCAAGAGAGATCGGGTATTTATTCGGGCAGTATAAGAAAATCAGAAACGAATTTACGGGAGTTCTTACAGGAAAAGGTCTTGCATACGGAGGATCATTAATCCGTCCTGAAGCTACAGGATACGGTGTTGTTTACTTCGCAGAGCAGATGCTTAAAACAATTGGACAGACTTTCAAAGATAAAACGGTAACGGTTTCAGGTTTCGGAAACGTAGCTTGGGGAGTTATTAAAAAAATCTCTGAACTTGGAGGAAAGGTTGTAACGATTTCCGGACCGGATGGTTATGTATATGATAAAGACGGAATCGACGGCGATAAGATCGATTATCTGTTGGAATTGAGATCTTCAGGAAACAACAGAGCTGAAGATTACGTGAAGAAATACCCTTCTGCGGAATTCTTCGCAGGAAAACGTCCTTGGGAAGTGAAGTGTGATGTTGCGATTCCTTCTGCAACCCAAAACGAATTAGACTTGGAAGATGCTAAATTATTGGTGGAAAACGGATGCGTTTGTGTAACAGAAGCCGCAAACATGCCTTCAACACTTGATGCAATCAACTATTTCTTAGACAATAAAGTATTGTTCTCTCCGGGGAAAGCTTCTAACGCGGGTGGTGTTGCAACTTCAGGTCTTGAAATGACGCAAAACTCGATCCGTCTGAACTGGACTTCTGAAGAAGTTGATGCAAGACTGAAAGAGATTATGATCGGAATTCACAAAGCGTGCAGAGACTACGGAAAAGAAGAAGACGGCTATGTAAACTACGTAAAAGGTGCCAATATCGCCGGATTCGTGAAAGTTGCTGAAGCAATGTTAGCTCAGGGAGTAGTATAA
- a CDS encoding iron chaperone produces MKNTFENIDEYIALFPEIKDKLENLRKLILLQNSEIEEYIGYQMPAFRYKNKPVVYFAGYKKHIGFYPGAEGIKEFEGEFKKSNYRFSKGAVQFPVNEGLPEELIKKIVQFRLEEIHHKKS; encoded by the coding sequence ATGAAAAATACATTTGAAAATATTGATGAATATATTGCCCTGTTTCCTGAAATCAAGGATAAATTAGAGAATCTCAGAAAACTGATTCTTTTGCAAAATTCTGAAATTGAAGAATATATTGGTTATCAGATGCCCGCTTTCAGATACAAAAATAAACCGGTGGTTTATTTCGCAGGGTATAAAAAACATATTGGCTTTTATCCCGGAGCAGAAGGGATAAAAGAATTTGAGGGTGAATTTAAAAAAAGCAATTATAGATTTTCAAAAGGAGCGGTGCAGTTTCCTGTAAATGAGGGTCTACCTGAAGAATTAATAAAGAAAATTGTTCAGTTCAGACTTGAGGAAATACATCACAAAAAATCCTGA
- a CDS encoding tRNA-binding protein, protein MIVKPEISWEDFEKIDIRCGTIISVNDFEKARNPSYQLEIDFGDLGVKKSSAQITSLYQKEELIGQQILAVVNFPKKQIANFFSECLVLGVYGEDKKDVTLLTPSLPAKNGMQVG, encoded by the coding sequence ATGATTGTAAAACCCGAAATTTCGTGGGAAGATTTCGAAAAAATAGACATCCGTTGCGGAACCATTATTTCTGTGAACGATTTTGAGAAAGCAAGAAATCCATCTTATCAGCTAGAAATAGATTTTGGAGATTTAGGCGTTAAAAAATCATCCGCTCAGATTACTTCATTATATCAGAAGGAAGAACTGATCGGTCAGCAGATTTTGGCTGTGGTCAATTTTCCTAAGAAACAGATCGCCAATTTTTTCAGCGAATGTCTGGTTTTGGGCGTTTACGGAGAAGATAAAAAAGACGTTACCCTTTTAACCCCTTCATTGCCGGCAAAGAACGGAATGCAGGTAGGATAA
- a CDS encoding rhomboid family intramembrane serine protease — protein sequence MLKNNIISKKALLYPLLMLAAMWLGFFLQMQGFFQSCFGAIIPLLPEGLLGIITSPLLHGNLEHIVGNSIPIAVLMFLLYQFYPLVANKVFITGWLATGFLVWLLPPIDIMTGDYLYTCTIGASGVVYVLAFFLFFSGVFKWNMKLLTISLLVVLYYGSLIWGMLPEELFSNLQEPSKISWQAHLAGGIVGVILALLFKKVGDKKKKFIWEFPNYYSEKDDKLWQEYKENHPEDFMELPYKKKDDIWERLDELRGK from the coding sequence ATGTTAAAAAACAATATAATTTCCAAAAAAGCGCTGCTTTATCCTTTGCTTATGCTTGCAGCAATGTGGCTGGGTTTCTTTTTACAGATGCAGGGCTTTTTTCAGAGCTGTTTCGGGGCGATCATTCCATTGTTGCCGGAAGGCTTATTGGGAATTATAACGTCACCGCTTTTACATGGCAATCTAGAACATATTGTGGGAAATTCTATCCCGATCGCGGTGCTTATGTTTTTGCTGTATCAGTTTTATCCTTTGGTTGCCAATAAAGTGTTTATCACAGGCTGGCTTGCTACAGGATTTTTGGTTTGGCTTCTTCCGCCAATAGATATCATGACGGGAGATTATCTTTATACTTGTACTATCGGAGCGAGTGGAGTAGTTTATGTTCTTGCGTTTTTCCTTTTTTTCAGCGGGGTTTTTAAATGGAATATGAAACTGCTCACGATTTCTCTGTTGGTCGTTCTGTACTATGGAAGTCTGATCTGGGGAATGCTTCCCGAAGAACTTTTCTCCAATCTTCAGGAACCCAGCAAAATTTCTTGGCAGGCGCATCTTGCGGGTGGAATTGTAGGCGTAATTCTGGCTCTATTATTTAAGAAAGTAGGCGATAAAAAGAAAAAATTCATCTGGGAATTTCCAAATTATTACAGCGAAAAAGATGATAAACTCTGGCAGGAATACAAAGAAAATCATCCTGAAGATTTTATGGAGCTGCCTTACAAAAAGAAAGACGATATCTGGGAAAGACTGGATGAACTTAGAGGCAAATAA
- a CDS encoding sulfurtransferase, with protein sequence MQSIISPSELKNLPTENLIILDARAGKDVYQNYLNKHIKGARFIDLDKDLAEIGENAAFGGRHPLPEIKKFAETISNLGISENNHIVVYDDKNGSNAAARAWWMLKAFGFENVQVLDGGFQNAEKEGVEFSSGEESFEKADLIHKENWFLPVSDLETVENELTKQSSTVVDVRDSYRYRGESEPIDLVAGHIPGAINIPFSENLDENGNFLSPEILREKYSKLLEGKPENLIIHCGSGVTACHTILALDYAGFKIPNLYVGSWSEWSRREGKEIAREI encoded by the coding sequence ATGCAATCCATCATCTCACCTTCAGAACTAAAAAATCTTCCAACAGAAAATCTTATCATTCTTGATGCAAGAGCAGGAAAAGATGTTTATCAAAATTATCTGAATAAACATATTAAAGGAGCGAGATTCATTGATCTGGATAAAGATCTTGCTGAAATCGGAGAGAACGCTGCTTTTGGAGGAAGACATCCGCTTCCGGAAATTAAAAAATTTGCAGAAACAATTTCAAATCTGGGAATTTCAGAAAATAACCATATTGTTGTTTACGATGATAAAAACGGATCAAACGCTGCGGCAAGAGCTTGGTGGATGCTGAAAGCTTTCGGTTTTGAAAACGTTCAGGTTCTGGATGGCGGATTTCAGAATGCTGAAAAAGAAGGGGTTGAATTTTCTTCCGGCGAAGAATCTTTCGAAAAAGCTGACCTGATTCATAAAGAAAACTGGTTTCTTCCTGTCTCAGATCTGGAAACTGTTGAAAATGAATTAACAAAACAATCATCGACGGTTGTAGATGTAAGAGATTCATACCGTTACAGAGGCGAATCTGAGCCGATTGATCTCGTTGCGGGACATATTCCCGGAGCAATTAATATTCCTTTTTCTGAAAATCTTGATGAAAACGGAAACTTCCTTTCACCGGAAATTTTAAGAGAAAAATATTCAAAATTGCTTGAAGGAAAGCCCGAAAATCTGATCATTCATTGTGGTTCCGGAGTAACGGCCTGTCATACCATTCTGGCTTTGGATTACGCAGGCTTTAAAATCCCGAATCTGTATGTAGGATCATGGAGCGAATGGAGCAGAAGAGAAGGGAAAGAAATTGCCAGAGAAATATAA
- a CDS encoding 3'-5' exonuclease, which yields MIQHIPLERVLFLDIETVPGFGLWEELSEAEQKLWDKKTRFQRKDEVSPGEFYVERGGIMAEFGKIICITIGMIEKNDTLKIKSFACDDEKKLLLEFGEIFNSPRLRDVILCAHNGKEFDFPWIARRYLINGMMPPTPFQMFGKKPWEIPHIDTMELWKFGDYKSFVSLELLAHVFGIPTPKDDIDGSMVSSIYYIEKDLQRIVDYCEKDVLTLANVFRRMRQEDLLKRYINLD from the coding sequence ATGATACAGCATATTCCTTTAGAAAGAGTTTTATTTCTTGATATTGAAACGGTTCCGGGATTTGGATTGTGGGAAGAACTTTCGGAAGCCGAACAGAAACTTTGGGATAAAAAAACGAGATTCCAGAGAAAAGATGAGGTTTCTCCGGGAGAATTTTATGTGGAAAGGGGCGGAATTATGGCAGAATTCGGGAAGATCATCTGCATCACGATCGGAATGATCGAAAAAAACGATACGCTGAAGATCAAAAGCTTTGCGTGTGATGACGAAAAGAAGCTGCTTCTGGAATTTGGAGAAATTTTTAACAGTCCGAGACTTCGAGATGTCATTTTATGTGCACACAACGGAAAGGAATTCGATTTTCCATGGATTGCCAGAAGATATTTAATCAACGGAATGATGCCTCCTACTCCGTTTCAGATGTTCGGAAAGAAACCATGGGAAATTCCGCATATCGATACCATGGAACTCTGGAAATTCGGGGATTATAAAAGTTTTGTGTCTCTGGAACTCTTGGCTCATGTTTTCGGAATTCCCACTCCAAAAGATGATATTGACGGCTCAATGGTTTCATCAATCTACTACATAGAGAAAGACTTGCAAAGAATAGTTGACTATTGTGAAAAAGATGTCTTAACTTTGGCGAATGTTTTCCGGCGCATGCGTCAGGAAGATTTGTTGAAAAGGTACATCAATTTAGATTAA
- a CDS encoding ion channel, protein MARGFRKKIQQKNTENSGFGSNLSGRFINKDGLPNVNRKGVNIFNRYSWYHTMLDLSTFNFLSYLVVAYILVNLFFALIYYLIGVEHLTGIDKSNPVNEFIDVFFFSSQTFTTVGYGRIAPVGFMASLVATFEAFLGLLTFAIATGLFYGRFSRPRAYLKFSDVAVVAPFKETSALMFRLAPYKNNALTDADVVITTAIEVMENSSPKINFYQLKTQLSKINTLALNWTIVHEIDEESPFYGFSEDDFKNTGIEIIVHIRAFDEVFSNTVVQRTSYVTKEIVYGAKFIPMYYPDKDNLSTVLNLDKISDYQKAELPVFMEEEEE, encoded by the coding sequence ATGGCACGGGGATTCAGAAAAAAAATTCAGCAGAAAAATACCGAAAACAGTGGTTTTGGCAGCAATCTTTCGGGAAGATTCATTAATAAGGACGGTCTTCCGAATGTCAACAGAAAGGGAGTGAATATTTTCAACAGATACAGTTGGTATCACACGATGCTGGATCTCTCTACATTCAATTTTCTTTCTTATCTGGTGGTTGCTTATATTTTAGTGAATTTATTTTTTGCTTTAATTTATTATCTCATTGGTGTAGAACATTTAACGGGCATTGATAAAAGTAATCCTGTGAATGAATTCATTGATGTGTTTTTCTTCAGTTCCCAGACATTTACAACAGTAGGATACGGAAGGATTGCTCCGGTAGGTTTTATGGCAAGTCTGGTCGCTACTTTTGAGGCTTTTTTAGGATTGCTTACCTTTGCCATTGCAACGGGACTTTTCTACGGAAGATTTTCTAGACCGAGAGCCTATCTGAAGTTTTCTGATGTTGCGGTTGTCGCACCTTTTAAAGAAACTTCAGCATTAATGTTCAGGCTGGCTCCCTATAAAAACAATGCATTAACGGATGCAGATGTTGTTATTACAACAGCTATTGAAGTGATGGAAAACAGCTCTCCGAAAATTAATTTTTATCAGCTGAAAACACAGCTCAGCAAAATCAATACTTTGGCTCTGAACTGGACGATTGTACATGAAATTGATGAAGAGTCTCCGTTTTACGGGTTTTCAGAAGACGATTTTAAAAATACAGGAATTGAAATTATTGTTCATATCCGCGCTTTTGACGAGGTTTTTTCAAATACGGTAGTACAGAGAACCTCTTATGTAACCAAAGAAATCGTGTACGGTGCAAAGTTTATCCCGATGTATTATCCTGATAAAGATAATCTCTCCACGGTGCTGAATCTGGATAAAATAAGTGACTATCAAAAAGCAGAACTTCCGGTATTCATGGAAGAAGAAGAAGAATAA
- a CDS encoding C2 family cysteine protease, producing the protein MDQAPKELFVGVINPYALTEAITGRTFDWKDAKSYQILEETLETNYAELFDIKFNSPLYAGLQLNSDNTVKVMKSDDIKVRAADKLETVNLSNIKTLNDLSGTGIKDLSSIAVKNARLDKGDVKVVLNIPKLNNTISNKVLSPSIKNIIFGMGNANGWTPAGTSWSDRGNFFNDVTEYNDPIQGAVANCYFIAAISAIAWADPYTIQHKVRATGTGETDRTNAIQFFTKGGGKDAATRLVEVTDNTIINSSNNNPVYCRSNDAGEIWPAVYEKAFAKWITNVNDDKPDISKTAFGDPAKAVAQLTNKTPYYYYTSPRTALDLFGVVRENSMSCKTINPMVAWTYGSGKDYTGSNIVGNHAYTVLGWSTFNGKNYIILRNPWGVTEPNGLNSYQGLISFFDGSFWRPINMIGNDGVFALEINAFKNYFEALAVTK; encoded by the coding sequence ATGGACCAAGCACCTAAAGAACTGTTTGTAGGAGTTATTAATCCTTATGCACTAACTGAAGCTATCACCGGAAGAACATTCGACTGGAAAGACGCAAAATCGTACCAGATTCTTGAAGAAACACTGGAAACCAATTACGCAGAACTGTTTGACATTAAATTTAATTCTCCTTTGTATGCCGGACTGCAACTTAACAGCGACAACACTGTAAAAGTTATGAAATCTGATGATATTAAAGTAAGAGCTGCAGATAAGCTGGAAACTGTAAATCTTTCGAATATTAAAACACTCAATGATCTTTCAGGTACCGGAATAAAAGACCTGAGCAGCATCGCTGTAAAAAATGCCAGATTAGACAAAGGCGATGTAAAAGTGGTACTGAATATCCCAAAGCTGAATAACACCATCAGCAATAAAGTACTCTCCCCTTCTATTAAAAATATTATTTTCGGGATGGGAAATGCAAATGGATGGACTCCTGCAGGAACTTCGTGGAGCGACAGAGGAAATTTCTTCAATGACGTTACCGAATATAATGACCCGATTCAGGGGGCAGTAGCCAACTGTTATTTTATTGCCGCTATTTCTGCTATTGCATGGGCAGATCCTTATACTATTCAGCATAAAGTGAGAGCCACCGGAACCGGAGAAACAGACCGTACCAATGCCATCCAGTTTTTCACAAAAGGCGGAGGAAAAGATGCGGCAACAAGACTTGTGGAAGTTACTGATAATACGATCATTAACTCTTCCAACAACAATCCTGTATATTGCAGAAGCAACGATGCGGGAGAAATCTGGCCGGCTGTTTACGAAAAAGCCTTCGCCAAATGGATCACGAATGTAAATGACGATAAACCGGATATTTCTAAAACGGCTTTCGGAGATCCTGCAAAAGCTGTTGCACAACTTACGAACAAAACACCGTATTATTACTACACTTCACCGAGAACTGCGCTTGATCTTTTTGGCGTTGTAAGAGAAAACTCAATGAGCTGCAAGACCATTAATCCGATGGTTGCATGGACGTATGGATCAGGAAAAGATTATACCGGATCTAATATCGTTGGAAATCACGCTTATACGGTTTTAGGTTGGTCTACTTTCAATGGAAAGAACTACATCATCCTGAGAAATCCATGGGGAGTTACCGAACCGAATGGTTTAAATTCTTATCAGGGACTTATCAGCTTTTTCGACGGAAGTTTCTGGAGACCGATCAACATGATTGGAAACGACGGCGTTTTCGCACTGGAAATCAATGCCTTTAAAAATTATTTTGAAGCTTTAGCTGTTACAAAATAG
- a CDS encoding DUF3078 domain-containing protein, whose translation MKKFLFTLSLSLGIFANAQVVITDTAAIKADTIKHWSVLGKQSLMINQAAFSNWVGGGANNVGWLAALDYNITYEKDKDLWENIILLNYGQNDTKGVGVRKTQDVINFSTNYGRKFSKSWYLSVGAGLISQFSAGYEDGNNPEAKKISNFMAPGYLNVGMGITYRPNDNINVTLRPSNARWAFVLDRDLQLAGNYGLKADGDSSILQYGFLGTAYYKFNLMENVNITNTASVFSNYLDHPERLVLAYGMILNLKVNKFISSNITVDVMYDHNQVQKTQLKQTLGVGFAYTLNNGVKRSDRKDSQWWIKK comes from the coding sequence ATGAAGAAGTTTTTATTCACACTCTCTCTTTCTCTGGGAATTTTCGCCAATGCACAGGTTGTTATTACAGACACCGCAGCCATTAAAGCAGATACCATTAAACACTGGTCGGTTTTAGGAAAACAGTCGCTGATGATTAATCAGGCCGCTTTCTCAAACTGGGTCGGCGGAGGAGCCAACAATGTAGGATGGCTTGCTGCGCTGGATTATAACATCACGTATGAAAAAGATAAAGATCTTTGGGAAAACATCATTCTTTTAAATTACGGACAAAATGATACGAAAGGAGTTGGTGTAAGAAAAACGCAGGATGTTATTAATTTTTCCACAAATTACGGAAGGAAGTTTTCAAAAAGCTGGTATCTTTCCGTAGGAGCGGGTCTGATTTCTCAGTTTTCTGCGGGATATGAGGACGGAAATAATCCTGAAGCAAAAAAAATATCCAATTTTATGGCTCCCGGTTATCTGAATGTCGGGATGGGGATTACCTACAGACCCAATGACAATATTAATGTAACCCTTCGTCCGAGCAACGCGAGATGGGCTTTTGTGTTGGATAGAGATCTTCAGCTTGCAGGAAATTACGGTTTAAAAGCCGATGGCGATTCATCAATTTTACAATATGGTTTTCTGGGAACAGCCTATTATAAATTTAATCTGATGGAGAACGTTAATATTACCAATACAGCATCCGTTTTCTCCAATTATCTGGATCATCCGGAAAGATTGGTTCTGGCGTATGGAATGATCTTAAATTTAAAGGTTAATAAATTTATATCGTCCAACATTACTGTAGATGTAATGTACGACCATAATCAGGTTCAGAAAACACAGCTAAAACAAACGTTGGGAGTTGGTTTTGCCTATACTTTAAACAACGGCGTAAAACGTTCCGACAGAAAGGACAGCCAATGGTGGATTAAAAAGTAA
- a CDS encoding YkgJ family cysteine cluster protein, translating to MDLEFYKKQALQKQKEHKKFLDGLKKKPPKNLDYIVQETHEEVFEKIDCLQCANCCKTTGPLYTEKDIERISKHLRMKSADFEAKFLRVDEDNDKVLQNLPCFFLNEDNTCSIYEVRPKACREYPHTDRKKIYQINNLMIKNTVICPAAYEFVERIMKNLGK from the coding sequence ATGGATTTAGAATTTTATAAAAAACAGGCTTTACAAAAGCAGAAAGAACATAAAAAATTTCTAGACGGGCTGAAAAAGAAACCGCCCAAAAATCTGGATTATATCGTTCAGGAAACGCACGAAGAGGTTTTTGAAAAGATAGACTGTCTGCAGTGCGCCAACTGCTGTAAAACAACGGGGCCGCTTTATACAGAAAAGGACATTGAAAGAATTTCCAAGCATCTCCGCATGAAATCTGCCGATTTTGAAGCAAAATTCCTGCGTGTAGATGAAGACAATGATAAAGTTCTTCAGAATTTGCCGTGCTTTTTTTTAAATGAAGACAATACCTGCTCCATCTATGAGGTTCGTCCGAAAGCCTGCAGAGAATATCCGCACACCGACAGAAAGAAGATCTACCAGATCAATAATCTGATGATTAAAAACACCGTCATTTGTCCCGCTGCATACGAATTTGTAGAGCGCATTATGAAAAATTTGGGAAAATGA